One part of the Thermococcus radiotolerans genome encodes these proteins:
- a CDS encoding potassium channel family protein, whose translation MCEYTYENGQRCRLKPIEGSAYCPLHIPYDEGERLLGDEIKRVKEEAFLKRLRAGQTYFEGVYLYDVKISDFNAEKPIVFKNSQVRTILFEGVNVSGVIFYNSTVGRLVVFESELGTFTVHGSHIFGLNLLRVGFSNSVYIRNSSVRYVMINSTEYTGKGEEGEKEYGERRTATGRIELSDLSEVRRIGINVRYPLLRKILEEHGVKPSESRERAVKATALVLRDIGFDQSARFKRQVRLSIRRFHGNLVLENLNIFGHAEILGSWLRNPEFVHTRVMGNLIFRKVSFHGDFAWNSTVLPNIPVELNVEGFVEVEDCKFNSHRAAEVFYRLARISWERNGDFERADRYYYLEMVAKRNSRLSGRRKGIKRLFMRMEALFEWLFADLTCKYGTDWKRPILIWLGAVNVFFPILFFLTRSVEGISGAMGFLDYEYFSVVTATTLGYGDYHPIGIGRVIASVEALFGMFMWAVFLTVFARKYMR comes from the coding sequence ATGTGCGAGTACACCTACGAGAACGGGCAGAGGTGCAGGTTGAAGCCCATAGAGGGCTCCGCCTACTGCCCCCTCCATATCCCCTACGACGAGGGCGAGAGGCTTTTGGGGGATGAAATAAAGAGGGTGAAGGAGGAGGCTTTTCTCAAGAGGCTCAGGGCGGGCCAGACCTATTTTGAGGGTGTTTACCTCTACGACGTCAAAATAAGCGATTTCAACGCTGAGAAGCCGATAGTCTTTAAAAACTCCCAGGTCAGGACGATACTCTTCGAGGGCGTTAACGTGTCGGGTGTAATCTTCTACAACTCCACGGTGGGCAGGCTGGTCGTCTTTGAGAGCGAGCTGGGAACGTTCACCGTTCACGGCTCTCACATTTTCGGCCTGAACCTGCTCCGCGTTGGGTTCTCCAACTCGGTCTACATCAGAAATTCGAGCGTTCGCTACGTCATGATAAACTCAACCGAGTACACCGGCAAGGGGGAGGAGGGCGAAAAGGAGTACGGGGAGCGCAGAACCGCGACCGGGAGGATAGAGCTGAGCGACCTGAGTGAAGTCCGCAGGATTGGAATAAACGTCCGCTATCCCCTCCTGCGGAAAATCCTTGAGGAACATGGGGTAAAGCCATCCGAATCGCGCGAGAGGGCTGTTAAGGCCACCGCCCTTGTTCTCCGGGACATAGGCTTCGACCAGTCGGCGCGCTTCAAGAGGCAGGTCAGGCTCAGCATAAGGCGGTTCCACGGCAACCTCGTGCTCGAGAACTTAAACATTTTTGGCCACGCCGAAATTCTGGGAAGCTGGCTCAGGAATCCCGAGTTCGTGCACACTAGGGTCATGGGCAACCTGATATTCCGGAAGGTATCTTTCCACGGCGACTTTGCCTGGAACTCCACGGTTCTGCCCAACATCCCGGTGGAACTCAACGTCGAGGGCTTCGTTGAGGTCGAGGACTGTAAGTTCAACAGCCACCGCGCTGCGGAAGTTTTCTACCGCCTCGCCAGGATAAGCTGGGAGCGGAACGGGGACTTCGAGAGGGCCGACCGCTACTACTATCTGGAGATGGTGGCCAAGAGGAACTCCCGGCTGAGCGGCAGGAGGAAGGGGATTAAGAGGCTCTTCATGAGGATGGAAGCACTTTTCGAGTGGCTCTTTGCGGATTTGACCTGCAAATACGGCACCGACTGGAAGAGGCCCATACTCATATGGCTCGGCGCGGTCAACGTCTTCTTCCCAATCCTGTTCTTTCTGACGCGGAGCGTCGAGGGCATCTCCGGAGCTATGGGCTTTCTCGACTACGAGTACTTCAGCGTCGTCACCGCAACTACCCTCGGCTACGGCGACTACCACCCGATAGGGATTGGGAGGGTTATAGCCTCCGTCGAGGCCCTGTTTGGCATGTTCATGTGGGCGGTCTTCCTGACGGTGTTCGCGAGGAAATACATGAGGTGA
- a CDS encoding ATP-NAD kinase family protein gives MRVGLIINPIAGMGGKVALKGTDGVVEEAIKRGARPIAADVARLFLHELSNYAEGKDVEFLTGPDGLGEEVLAEFDFPYEVIRHRDVRYREVLGVRIPDTDSDDTKELVKRMLGRVELIVFAGGDGTARDVFSVAGREVPILGVPTGVKMFSGVFAASPEDAARLVVEFLNGNAKLVERDVMDLDENAFRHDEVRPKHYGKALTPYAELLLQGAKEPTKTDEAEDVDAIIAALAEELEDGIYFLGAGSTVKKLKDLLGINGTLLGVDIVEIKNGEARLIVKDAAEKDLLRFAGENARIVVTVIGGLGFLFGRGNQQFSAEVLRRIPKENIIVVATPSKLRNGFVRVYTGDREVDDKLRGYIRVRVSPWMERMVKVL, from the coding sequence ATGCGCGTTGGACTGATAATCAACCCCATAGCTGGAATGGGCGGTAAGGTGGCCCTGAAGGGCACGGACGGCGTCGTTGAGGAGGCCATAAAGAGGGGTGCAAGGCCCATCGCGGCCGACGTTGCGAGACTTTTCCTCCACGAGCTGAGCAACTACGCGGAGGGAAAGGACGTCGAGTTCTTAACCGGACCCGATGGTTTGGGGGAAGAGGTTCTGGCGGAGTTCGATTTTCCCTACGAGGTCATCAGACACAGGGATGTACGCTACCGCGAGGTCCTCGGCGTTAGGATTCCGGATACGGATAGCGACGACACGAAGGAACTCGTGAAGAGGATGCTCGGCCGGGTTGAGCTGATAGTCTTCGCCGGCGGCGACGGAACCGCGAGGGACGTTTTCAGCGTCGCCGGGAGGGAGGTTCCGATACTCGGCGTTCCGACGGGCGTTAAGATGTTCTCCGGGGTCTTCGCGGCATCCCCCGAGGACGCAGCAAGGCTCGTAGTTGAATTCCTCAACGGGAATGCCAAGCTTGTAGAGCGGGACGTCATGGACCTGGATGAGAACGCCTTCAGGCACGACGAGGTGAGGCCAAAGCACTACGGGAAGGCACTGACACCCTATGCCGAGCTCCTCCTTCAGGGTGCGAAGGAGCCCACGAAGACGGACGAGGCCGAGGACGTGGATGCCATAATAGCTGCCCTGGCCGAGGAGCTTGAGGATGGGATATATTTCCTCGGTGCTGGCTCAACGGTAAAGAAGCTCAAAGACCTGCTGGGGATAAACGGAACGCTCCTGGGCGTTGACATCGTTGAGATTAAAAACGGTGAGGCTAGGCTCATCGTCAAAGATGCCGCGGAGAAAGACCTGCTGAGGTTCGCGGGGGAGAACGCCAGAATCGTTGTAACCGTAATCGGGGGCCTTGGATTCCTCTTCGGCAGGGGAAATCAGCAGTTCTCGGCGGAGGTTCTGCGAAGGATTCCCAAGGAGAACATAATCGTTGTGGCGACACCTTCCAAGCTCAGGAACGGCTTCGTTAGGGTTTACACCGGCGACAGGGAGGTCGATGACAAGCTGCGCGGCTACATCCGGGTCCGCGTCAGCCCATGGATGGAGCGGATGGTGAAGGTGCTCTAA
- a CDS encoding radical SAM protein, giving the protein MIAFGPVPSRRLGKSLGINNIPDKVCSYACVYCQIGRTLRMEVERRAFYEPELIFEEVSRKVEEAEAAGERIDYITFVPDGEPTLDVNLSREVEMLKSLGIPLAILTNSSLIWREDVREELFEFDFVSLKLDAVSEPLWRRVDRPHRSLSLEKILDGMLTFADGFGGKLVTETMLINVDYGGELEKIADFLAELGPDKAYIGIPTRPPAEPWVEPASEETIHLAYQLFSERLGGDRVEYLIGYEGNAFASTGDVEEDLLSITAVHPMREEAVRELLRKAGADWDVVEGLIRDGKLIELEYGGRRFYMRALPSRRKP; this is encoded by the coding sequence ATGATAGCCTTCGGTCCGGTTCCATCGAGGAGACTCGGTAAGAGCCTTGGAATAAACAACATACCCGATAAGGTCTGCTCCTACGCCTGCGTCTACTGCCAGATAGGCAGAACCCTGAGGATGGAGGTGGAGAGGAGGGCTTTCTACGAGCCGGAACTGATCTTCGAGGAGGTTTCGCGGAAGGTCGAGGAAGCCGAAGCGGCCGGGGAAAGGATAGACTACATCACCTTCGTTCCCGACGGGGAGCCGACGCTCGACGTAAACCTGTCCAGAGAGGTGGAGATGCTGAAATCCCTAGGGATACCCCTTGCGATACTCACGAACTCCTCGCTGATATGGAGGGAGGACGTCAGGGAGGAGCTTTTTGAGTTCGACTTCGTCTCCCTGAAGCTCGATGCCGTGAGCGAACCCCTCTGGCGCAGGGTGGACAGACCCCACAGGAGCCTCTCGCTTGAGAAAATCCTCGACGGCATGCTCACCTTCGCGGACGGCTTCGGAGGGAAGCTCGTTACCGAGACCATGCTGATAAACGTTGACTACGGCGGAGAACTTGAAAAAATTGCTGACTTTCTGGCGGAGCTCGGGCCGGACAAGGCGTACATAGGAATCCCCACGAGGCCTCCCGCCGAACCGTGGGTCGAACCTGCGAGCGAGGAGACGATACACCTCGCCTACCAGCTGTTCTCGGAGAGACTCGGCGGGGACCGGGTCGAATACCTCATAGGCTATGAGGGGAACGCCTTCGCCTCAACCGGGGACGTCGAGGAAGACCTGCTGAGCATAACCGCAGTGCACCCGATGAGGGAAGAGGCTGTGAGGGAGCTCCTGAGAAAAGCAGGGGCCGACTGGGACGTGGTGGAAGGGCTTATCCGGGACGGAAAGCTAATCGAACTCGAGTACGGGGGAAGGCGTTTCTACATGCGCGCCCTCCCGAGCAGGAGAAAACCTTAA
- a CDS encoding Rossmann-like domain-containing protein, producing the protein MLLTEFKKKALRLIDEELKVLDFSFGLPYTYVLIEGKRGKALGVAMTLPEEIGRFDNSIEEPALEAFIERADSLNIIERSLGLAAINAVSQYYIDLSDAKWVDAVELLDGDVEKVAVIGNMPPIVRALRERGFELYVFERNPKLWDRETLSDSLEYWLLPEVDAVMASASCMINGTLDMLLDRAKNARIFLLTGPTGQVLPEFLRGTGVTHVASMKVVKVERAILQLKLGCFRGFSDESRKYVLEI; encoded by the coding sequence ATGCTGCTGACCGAATTCAAGAAAAAGGCCCTGAGGCTCATCGACGAGGAGCTCAAGGTTCTGGACTTCTCCTTTGGCCTGCCCTACACCTACGTGCTGATTGAGGGGAAGAGGGGAAAAGCCCTCGGCGTTGCCATGACCCTCCCCGAGGAGATAGGGAGATTCGACAACTCCATCGAGGAGCCCGCTCTGGAGGCGTTCATTGAAAGGGCCGACAGCCTCAACATCATCGAGAGGTCCCTGGGCCTGGCGGCGATAAACGCGGTTTCTCAGTACTACATCGACTTGAGTGATGCAAAGTGGGTTGACGCCGTGGAACTGCTCGACGGCGACGTCGAGAAGGTAGCCGTCATCGGAAACATGCCGCCGATAGTCAGGGCCCTGCGGGAGAGAGGTTTCGAGCTCTACGTCTTCGAGAGAAACCCGAAGCTCTGGGATAGGGAAACTCTGAGCGATTCCCTGGAGTACTGGCTTCTGCCGGAGGTGGACGCCGTGATGGCGAGCGCCTCCTGCATGATCAACGGAACCCTCGACATGCTCCTCGACAGGGCAAAGAACGCCAGGATTTTCCTCCTGACCGGCCCCACGGGACAGGTCCTCCCGGAGTTCCTCAGGGGCACCGGGGTGACTCACGTGGCCTCGATGAAGGTCGTGAAGGTTGAAAGGGCGATACTCCAGCTGAAGCTCGGCTGCTTCAGGGGCTTCTCCGACGAGAGTAGGAAATACGTCCTCGAAATATGA
- a CDS encoding cysteine desulfurase, with the protein MRIPEDVRKDIPLTEEVIYFDNTATSLTPRPVIEAMDGYYLKYRANVHRGIHRLSQMATHKYEESRKVVADFLNAEFEEIVFTKNTSESLNLVALGLEHLFKPGDKIVTTPYEHHSDLLPWQRLAKKLGLRLEFIEGDDEGNLDLNDAEKKIRDAKLVAVQHVSNALGVIHEVEELGKMAKEAGAIFVVDAAQSAGHMEVDVKRLHADFLGFSGHKGPMGPTGIGVLYINEEFFETFEPPLIGGGTIEDVGLEDYKLTEPPERFEAGTPNIGGAIGLAAGIRYIEKIGIDRIERQEHKLVKRITEGLDELEVPWYGPRNLKKHAGVVSFNVPPLHPHDVAAILDEHGIMVRSGHHCALPVMKKLGINGTARASFHVYNSVEEVETFLGVMEELVRSLR; encoded by the coding sequence ATGAGGATTCCGGAGGACGTTAGGAAGGACATTCCACTGACCGAGGAGGTCATATACTTCGACAACACGGCTACTTCGCTCACGCCGAGGCCGGTTATAGAGGCGATGGACGGGTACTACCTCAAGTACCGCGCCAACGTCCACAGGGGAATACACAGGCTCTCTCAAATGGCGACCCACAAGTACGAGGAGAGCAGGAAGGTCGTTGCCGATTTCCTCAACGCGGAGTTCGAGGAGATAGTCTTCACCAAAAACACGAGCGAGAGCCTCAATTTAGTTGCTCTCGGTCTTGAGCATCTCTTCAAGCCCGGCGACAAGATAGTGACGACGCCCTACGAGCACCACTCGGATCTGCTCCCATGGCAGAGGCTGGCCAAAAAGCTCGGGCTGAGGCTCGAGTTCATAGAGGGCGACGACGAGGGCAACCTCGACCTGAACGACGCTGAGAAGAAGATTAGAGACGCGAAGCTGGTGGCAGTTCAGCACGTCTCCAACGCCCTCGGTGTTATCCACGAGGTCGAGGAACTCGGAAAGATGGCGAAGGAAGCGGGGGCGATATTCGTCGTTGATGCCGCCCAGAGCGCCGGCCACATGGAGGTGGACGTGAAGAGGCTCCACGCGGACTTCTTGGGGTTCTCGGGCCACAAGGGGCCGATGGGGCCGACTGGAATAGGCGTTCTCTACATCAACGAGGAGTTCTTTGAGACCTTCGAGCCGCCGCTGATAGGAGGTGGAACGATAGAGGACGTCGGGCTGGAGGACTACAAGCTGACCGAGCCACCCGAACGCTTTGAGGCTGGAACGCCCAACATAGGCGGCGCGATAGGCCTCGCCGCTGGAATAAGGTACATCGAGAAAATCGGGATAGACAGAATCGAGAGACAGGAGCACAAGCTCGTCAAGCGCATAACCGAGGGCCTCGATGAGCTCGAAGTGCCCTGGTACGGGCCGAGGAACCTGAAGAAGCACGCCGGTGTCGTCAGCTTCAACGTTCCACCGCTCCATCCCCACGACGTCGCGGCGATACTTGACGAGCACGGCATCATGGTGAGGAGCGGTCACCACTGCGCATTACCTGTGATGAAGAAGCTCGGGATAAACGGCACGGCTAGGGCCTCGTTCCATGTCTACAACAGCGTGGAAGAGGTCGAGACTTTCCTCGGCGTCATGGAAGAGCTGGTGAGGAGCCTGAGGTGA
- the cdr gene encoding CoA-disulfide reductase encodes MKKTVVIIGGGAAGMSAASRVKRLKPEWDVKVFEATEWVSHAPCGVPYVVEGISPKEKLMHYPPEVFIKKRGIDLHMRAEVLEVAQGEVRVRELDGEHTYGWDYLVFANGASPRVPAVEGIDLPGVFTADLPPDAVAIREYMERNSVENVVIIGGGYIGVEMAEAFAAQGKNVTLIERNERVMAKAFDKEVTDVLEEEMRKRINLRTQEIILRIGGEERVERVITDAGEYRADIVILATGIRPNVELARELGVRMGETGAIWTNEKMETSVENVYAAGDVAETKHLITGRRVWIPLAPVGNKMGYVAGSNIAGREVHFPGVLGTSVTKFFDVEIGKTGLTEAEAIREGYDVRTAFIKAGTRPHYYPGAKPIWLKGVVDNETNRLLGVQAVGAEILSRIDTAAAMLTAGFTTRDVFFTDLAYAPPFAPVWDPLIVLARVLKF; translated from the coding sequence ATGAAGAAGACGGTGGTTATCATAGGTGGTGGAGCGGCCGGAATGAGCGCGGCTTCGCGCGTTAAGAGGCTCAAACCGGAGTGGGACGTCAAGGTCTTCGAGGCTACCGAGTGGGTCAGCCACGCTCCCTGCGGCGTGCCCTACGTTGTCGAGGGCATCTCGCCGAAGGAGAAGCTCATGCACTACCCGCCGGAGGTCTTCATCAAGAAGAGGGGCATAGACCTCCACATGAGGGCGGAGGTCCTTGAAGTCGCCCAGGGGGAGGTCAGGGTCAGGGAGCTCGATGGGGAGCACACCTACGGATGGGACTACCTCGTCTTCGCTAACGGCGCCTCGCCCAGGGTTCCGGCGGTTGAGGGAATCGACCTCCCGGGAGTCTTCACCGCGGACCTCCCGCCAGATGCCGTTGCCATAAGGGAGTACATGGAGAGGAACAGCGTTGAGAACGTTGTCATCATCGGCGGCGGGTACATAGGCGTTGAGATGGCCGAGGCCTTCGCGGCCCAGGGGAAGAACGTCACCCTCATAGAGAGGAACGAGAGGGTCATGGCCAAGGCCTTCGACAAGGAAGTCACTGACGTCCTTGAAGAGGAGATGAGGAAGAGGATAAACCTGAGAACGCAGGAGATAATCCTGCGCATCGGGGGTGAGGAGAGGGTCGAGAGGGTCATCACCGACGCCGGTGAGTACAGGGCCGACATCGTGATACTGGCCACGGGGATAAGGCCCAACGTTGAGCTGGCCAGGGAGCTTGGCGTAAGAATGGGCGAGACTGGCGCTATATGGACGAACGAGAAAATGGAGACGAGCGTCGAAAACGTCTACGCCGCCGGAGACGTTGCCGAGACGAAGCACCTCATCACCGGCAGGAGGGTGTGGATACCCCTCGCTCCCGTCGGAAACAAGATGGGCTACGTTGCCGGAAGCAACATAGCCGGGAGGGAGGTGCACTTCCCTGGAGTGCTTGGAACGAGCGTGACCAAGTTCTTCGACGTTGAGATAGGCAAGACCGGCCTGACGGAGGCCGAAGCGATAAGGGAGGGCTACGACGTCAGGACTGCATTCATAAAAGCCGGCACGAGGCCGCATTATTATCCAGGTGCCAAGCCGATATGGCTGAAAGGAGTTGTGGACAACGAGACGAACAGACTCCTTGGAGTTCAGGCCGTCGGTGCGGAGATACTGTCGAGAATAGACACCGCGGCGGCCATGCTCACCGCGGGTTTCACGACCAGGGATGTCTTCTTCACGGATCTGGCGTACGCACCGCCCTTCGCCCCGGTCTGGGACCCGCTCATAGTCCTTGCCAGGGTTCTGAAGTTCTGA
- the hypE gene encoding hydrogenase expression/formation protein HypE has protein sequence MKIKLEHGAGGEIMEELLRDVVLKSLSLKSAGGIGLDALDDGAAIPLGDKHLVFTIDGHTVKPLFFPGGDIGRLAVSGTVNDLAVMGAKPLALANSMIIGEGFDGEDLKRILRSMDETAKEVPVPIVTGDTKVVEDGIGIFVITAGIGIAERPVSDAGAEVGDVVLVSGTLGDHGIALMSHREGIAFETELESDVAPIWEVVEAVAKAIGWENIHAMKDPTRGGLSNALNEMARKADVGILVREADVPVRPEVRAASDMLGINPFDVANEGKVVMIVPREHAEEALEAMRSTEKGKNAAIIGDVIEDYRGKVLVETGIGGKRFLEPPAGDPVPRVC, from the coding sequence ATGAAGATAAAGCTCGAACACGGGGCAGGCGGAGAGATAATGGAGGAGCTCCTAAGGGACGTCGTACTGAAGAGCCTGAGCCTGAAATCTGCCGGTGGAATCGGATTGGATGCCCTCGACGATGGGGCGGCGATACCCCTCGGCGATAAGCACCTTGTGTTCACGATAGACGGCCACACGGTCAAGCCGCTCTTCTTCCCGGGTGGAGACATAGGGCGCCTGGCCGTCAGCGGGACGGTGAACGACCTGGCCGTCATGGGGGCCAAGCCCTTAGCATTAGCCAACTCCATGATAATCGGAGAGGGCTTCGACGGTGAGGATCTGAAGAGAATACTCCGCTCGATGGACGAGACTGCCAAAGAGGTGCCGGTTCCCATCGTCACCGGCGATACCAAGGTTGTTGAGGACGGTATAGGCATCTTCGTCATAACGGCAGGAATAGGAATCGCGGAGAGGCCTGTAAGCGACGCCGGAGCGGAAGTTGGCGACGTTGTTCTCGTCAGCGGGACCCTCGGAGACCACGGGATAGCGCTGATGAGCCACAGGGAGGGCATAGCCTTCGAGACTGAGCTCGAGAGCGACGTTGCCCCGATATGGGAGGTTGTGGAGGCGGTAGCTAAAGCGATAGGCTGGGAGAACATACACGCCATGAAGGACCCCACGAGGGGTGGACTAAGCAACGCCCTCAACGAGATGGCGAGGAAGGCCGACGTCGGGATACTCGTAAGGGAGGCCGACGTACCAGTGAGGCCGGAGGTCAGGGCGGCGAGCGATATGCTGGGCATAAACCCCTTCGATGTCGCCAACGAGGGCAAAGTGGTCATGATCGTTCCACGAGAGCACGCGGAGGAGGCGCTGGAAGCTATGAGGAGCACCGAAAAGGGGAAGAACGCGGCGATAATCGGCGACGTCATAGAGGACTACAGGGGCAAGGTTCTCGTGGAGACGGGCATAGGCGGAAAGCGCTTCCTTGAGCCGCCGGCCGGAGACCCGGTTCCGAGGGTCTGCTGA
- a CDS encoding 60S ribosomal export protein NMD3, translating to MSERFCYRCGISESEGGPLIDGLCQVCYRKENPVLLIEGEINTELCQNCGSYKRRGVWVDPNSYDLEELIFEVADNALLETIGDSLDERVREFEIVPLEELEETEELPVGKALVAFQPVDWHIEYFPAIITYEVRVKARIHELQRELHDETKHVTVYVRQTVCPRCSKFLGGYFEAILQVRAEDRPLTDEERKAIGKLVEEKVDEIMRRDRMGFIQDTIEKEEGLDFYMGSTSSARKLAQAIRERFGGTISEAYELVGVDRQTSREVYRTSVSVRIPKFQKGDLVADRHGNVYEVERVDGKGMSIRNLATRESEYHDWKTVKREGIDVVEGERSEAMVTSITPREVQLMDMETYETYELERPSMELKEGEVYRMIEVKGRKYFLGRKE from the coding sequence ATGAGCGAGAGGTTCTGTTACAGATGCGGGATAAGCGAGAGCGAGGGAGGGCCGCTGATAGACGGCCTCTGTCAGGTCTGTTACCGAAAGGAAAACCCCGTTCTGCTCATTGAAGGCGAGATAAACACCGAACTCTGCCAGAACTGCGGGAGCTACAAGCGCAGGGGCGTTTGGGTCGATCCGAACAGCTACGACCTTGAGGAGCTGATATTTGAGGTTGCAGATAACGCCCTGCTGGAAACCATTGGGGACTCACTGGACGAGAGGGTGAGGGAGTTTGAGATAGTCCCCCTCGAGGAACTTGAGGAGACGGAGGAGCTTCCGGTTGGGAAGGCCCTCGTTGCCTTCCAGCCCGTTGACTGGCACATAGAGTACTTCCCGGCGATAATCACCTACGAGGTCAGGGTCAAGGCGAGGATACATGAGCTTCAGAGGGAGCTTCACGACGAGACCAAGCACGTTACCGTCTACGTCCGGCAGACGGTCTGTCCTCGCTGCTCAAAGTTCTTAGGCGGTTACTTCGAGGCGATACTCCAGGTCCGCGCCGAGGACAGGCCACTAACCGATGAGGAAAGGAAGGCCATCGGAAAACTCGTCGAGGAGAAGGTGGATGAGATAATGCGCAGGGATAGGATGGGCTTCATCCAAGACACGATAGAGAAGGAAGAAGGCTTGGACTTCTACATGGGCTCCACGTCGAGCGCCAGGAAGCTGGCGCAGGCGATAAGGGAGCGCTTCGGGGGCACGATAAGCGAGGCCTACGAACTCGTTGGGGTTGACAGGCAGACGAGCAGGGAAGTGTACCGCACCAGCGTGAGCGTGAGGATCCCCAAGTTTCAGAAGGGAGACCTGGTAGCGGACAGGCACGGCAACGTCTACGAGGTCGAGCGGGTTGACGGCAAGGGCATGAGCATTAGGAACCTGGCCACCCGCGAGAGCGAATACCACGACTGGAAAACCGTTAAGCGCGAGGGCATAGATGTGGTCGAGGGCGAGAGGAGCGAGGCGATGGTGACGAGCATAACCCCGAGGGAGGTCCAGCTTATGGACATGGAGACCTACGAGACCTACGAACTAGAAAGGCCCTCCATGGAGCTCAAGGAAGGCGAGGTCTACCGCATGATAGAGGTCAAGGGCAGGAAGTACTTCCTCGGCAGAAAGGAATGA
- a CDS encoding MFS transporter, translating into MSQRVAIAVRNASVANRYRYIPRMPRWFYSFVPFKVATGGSSALVSLYLLELGGNASTVGLTFALASLASMLGALFWGRVSDRTLRRKPFILLGFASVPLFLTAMAFVKTPAQLIAVNTVYAFFLAPTLSVPIALVLRSVRKHSWDHAIGKFNEISGWGWVLGLVLGFGLSRFLTMPQLFIAFAILGLPSVFMGERMIREAPIYINRRAIKAFGNYVVEKARYFPSFILHTNFSLPEGLRRFYIAFLLFWIAAGLYFPQMPVLLTSEGYTREVVYLALIANSAVSAMNYTRVGVAMGGGKEGVLRKGLLLRAGAFATMVLGILLSPVLLPLAVASYILAGYSWAFIGISSTAIVSERAGEKEKGSAMGTYNVVSSAGYITGSALGGFAASTVGFVPIFGAGLLLLGTSIALLKK; encoded by the coding sequence ATGAGTCAGAGAGTTGCCATCGCGGTGAGGAACGCATCGGTCGCAAACCGCTACCGCTACATCCCCAGGATGCCCAGGTGGTTCTACTCCTTCGTGCCGTTCAAGGTGGCCACCGGTGGAAGCTCCGCCCTGGTTAGCCTCTACCTCCTGGAACTCGGGGGGAACGCCTCAACCGTTGGATTGACCTTCGCTCTCGCAAGCCTGGCCTCGATGCTCGGCGCGCTGTTCTGGGGCAGGGTGAGCGACAGGACACTGCGGAGAAAGCCGTTCATACTCCTTGGCTTTGCCAGCGTTCCGCTCTTCCTTACGGCGATGGCCTTCGTGAAGACCCCGGCTCAGCTCATCGCGGTAAACACGGTATACGCATTTTTCCTTGCCCCAACCCTATCGGTTCCCATAGCCCTCGTGCTGAGGAGCGTGAGGAAGCACAGCTGGGACCACGCCATCGGCAAGTTCAACGAGATAAGCGGCTGGGGGTGGGTCCTCGGACTGGTTCTCGGTTTTGGCCTGTCGAGGTTCCTGACCATGCCCCAGCTGTTCATAGCCTTCGCCATCCTGGGCCTGCCCTCGGTCTTTATGGGGGAGCGGATGATACGGGAGGCTCCGATATACATCAACAGGCGGGCCATCAAAGCGTTCGGCAACTACGTCGTCGAAAAGGCCCGCTACTTCCCCAGCTTCATACTACACACCAACTTCAGCCTTCCAGAGGGTCTGAGGAGGTTCTACATAGCCTTCCTGCTCTTCTGGATAGCTGCAGGCCTCTACTTTCCCCAGATGCCGGTGCTCCTCACGAGTGAGGGCTACACGAGGGAGGTCGTGTACCTGGCACTCATAGCCAACTCCGCGGTCTCGGCGATGAACTACACCCGCGTCGGGGTCGCGATGGGGGGAGGGAAGGAAGGGGTCCTGAGAAAGGGACTGCTCCTCCGCGCCGGGGCCTTCGCCACGATGGTGCTCGGAATCCTGCTCTCCCCGGTGCTGCTTCCACTGGCCGTTGCCTCCTATATCCTGGCTGGCTACTCCTGGGCCTTCATCGGAATATCCTCGACTGCCATAGTCAGCGAGAGGGCCGGAGAAAAGGAGAAGGGCAGCGCAATGGGGACTTACAACGTCGTCAGCTCGGCGGGGTACATCACGGGCAGCGCCCTCGGCGGCTTTGCCGCTTCCACCGTCGGCTTTGTCCCAATCTTTGGAGCAGGACTGCTCCTGCTGGGCACCAGCATCGCCCTGCTGAAAAAGTGA